The Breoghania sp. genome has a segment encoding these proteins:
- a CDS encoding glycerophosphodiester phosphodiesterase family protein, which yields MNDVIEVGVRPLYLIDRMEDGPLKDKLAACAGQPVRRTAFSIGHRGAQMQFPEHTVEANVAAARQGAGILECDVTFTKDKELVCRHAQNDLHTTTNILATPLAETCVTPFKAANGDEKAEAECRTSELTLAQFRTLTPKMDAKNAGATTVEGYMNATANWRTDLYGVEPTTLMSHAESIKLFKSLGAKFTPELKSPSVEMPFDGFTQEDYAQKLIDEYKAAGIPASDVFAQSFNLADVLYWLKAEPEYGANAVYLVELHDGFDEQDPTTWKEDFASLQEQGVNYLAPSMNMLVTAKDGRIVASEYAKAAKAAGLKLITWSLERSGPLAAKGGGGWYYQPLNDIIHTDGQMYELVDTLAQDVGVVGIFSDWPATVSYYASCMGLD from the coding sequence ATGAACGACGTCATTGAGGTCGGTGTGCGTCCGCTCTATCTGATCGACCGCATGGAAGATGGCCCGCTCAAGGACAAGCTTGCCGCCTGCGCGGGCCAGCCCGTTCGCCGCACCGCCTTTTCCATCGGCCACCGCGGCGCGCAGATGCAGTTTCCCGAGCACACCGTGGAAGCCAATGTGGCCGCCGCGCGTCAGGGCGCGGGCATTCTGGAATGCGACGTGACCTTTACCAAGGACAAGGAACTTGTCTGCCGTCACGCCCAGAACGACCTGCACACCACCACCAACATTCTCGCCACCCCTCTGGCGGAAACCTGCGTCACCCCCTTCAAGGCCGCCAATGGCGACGAGAAGGCGGAAGCCGAGTGCCGGACATCGGAACTGACGCTTGCCCAGTTCAGGACCCTGACCCCGAAGATGGACGCCAAGAACGCGGGCGCGACCACGGTGGAGGGCTACATGAACGCCACCGCCAACTGGCGCACCGATCTTTATGGCGTTGAGCCCACCACGCTGATGAGCCACGCGGAATCCATCAAGCTCTTCAAGAGCCTCGGCGCGAAGTTCACCCCGGAGCTGAAGAGCCCGTCCGTGGAGATGCCCTTCGACGGCTTCACCCAGGAAGACTACGCCCAGAAGCTGATCGACGAATACAAGGCCGCCGGCATCCCGGCATCCGACGTCTTCGCCCAGTCCTTCAACCTGGCCGACGTCCTCTATTGGCTGAAGGCGGAGCCGGAATACGGTGCGAACGCCGTCTATCTCGTCGAACTGCACGACGGCTTTGACGAACAGGACCCCACCACCTGGAAGGAAGATTTCGCCAGCCTGCAGGAGCAGGGCGTGAACTACCTCGCCCCGTCCATGAACATGCTGGTCACCGCCAAGGATGGCCGCATCGTCGCCAGTGAATACGCCAAGGCCGCCAAGGCCGCCGGCCTGAAGCTGATCACCTGGTCGCTGGAACGCTCCGGCCCGCTGGCCGCCAAGGGTGGCGGCGGCTGGTATTACCAGCCGCTCAACGACATCATTCACACCGATGGTCAGATGTACGAGCTGGTCGACACGCTGGCTCAGGACGTTGGCGTCGTCGGGATCTTCTCCGACTGGCCCGCCACCGTCAGCTACTACGCCTCCTGCATGGGCCTCGACTGA
- a CDS encoding MetQ/NlpA family ABC transporter substrate-binding protein, whose translation MKKLIAAASIAVALFGAGSVQAETLKVGVTPGPHAQIMDKVKEVAANKGLDLEIIEFSDYVMPNQALSDGDLDINSFQHKPYLDNQVADRGFDLVSVAQSVNFPMGGYSKKVGSVEEIADGASIALPNDPSNGARALLLLEDQGLIKLTEGVGIKASVADVIENPHGYQLIELDAAQLPRSLDDVDVSVINTNYALDAGLSPIDDSIFREGEKAPYINVIAVRSDNKDKDWVKTFIECYHSDEVKAFIEDEFKGAVIAAW comes from the coding sequence ATGAAGAAACTGATCGCAGCAGCCTCCATCGCCGTCGCCCTGTTTGGCGCGGGCTCCGTTCAGGCCGAGACGCTGAAAGTCGGCGTGACCCCCGGCCCCCACGCCCAGATCATGGACAAGGTGAAGGAAGTCGCTGCCAACAAGGGCCTCGACCTGGAAATCATCGAGTTCTCCGACTACGTCATGCCGAACCAGGCCTTGTCGGATGGCGATCTCGACATCAATTCCTTCCAGCACAAGCCCTATCTGGACAACCAGGTCGCCGACCGCGGCTTCGATCTGGTAAGCGTCGCCCAGTCGGTCAACTTCCCCATGGGCGGCTACTCCAAGAAGGTTGGCTCCGTTGAGGAGATCGCCGACGGTGCCTCCATCGCGCTGCCGAACGACCCCAGCAATGGCGCCCGCGCGCTTCTGCTGCTTGAAGACCAGGGCCTGATCAAGCTGACCGAAGGCGTCGGCATCAAGGCGAGCGTCGCCGACGTGATCGAGAACCCGCATGGCTACCAGCTGATCGAGCTTGATGCCGCCCAGCTTCCGCGCTCCCTCGATGACGTGGACGTGTCGGTGATCAACACCAACTACGCGCTGGATGCCGGTCTGAGCCCGATCGACGATTCCATCTTCCGCGAAGGCGAGAAGGCCCCCTACATCAACGTCATCGCCGTTCGCTCCGACAACAAGGACAAGGACTGGGTGAAGACCTTCATCGAATGCTATCACAGCGACGAAGTGAAGGCCTTTATCGAAGACGAGTTCAAGGGCGCGGTCATCGCGGCCTGGTAA
- a CDS encoding methionine ABC transporter permease: MAPEMLLNLLAKGLWQTIYMVVVSGIIGTAIGLPIGVFLATSGKGELFPAPTWNRIVGLLVNATRSTPFIILVVAIIPFTRMIAGTSIGTKAAIVPLTIATIPFVARLIEGAIREVDKGLVEAARAMGATPLQIVRKVLLAEALPSITLGITLTIVSLIGYSAMVGAVGGGGLGDLGIRYGYQRFMPEVMLAVVVVLIVLVQAVQSVGDALSRRFDKRNRNS; this comes from the coding sequence ATGGCGCCTGAGATGCTTTTGAACCTGCTCGCCAAGGGCCTGTGGCAGACCATCTACATGGTCGTCGTCTCCGGCATCATCGGCACGGCCATCGGCCTGCCCATCGGCGTCTTCCTGGCGACCAGCGGCAAGGGCGAACTCTTCCCCGCGCCCACCTGGAACCGCATTGTCGGCCTGCTCGTCAACGCGACCCGCTCCACCCCCTTCATCATCCTGGTGGTCGCGATCATTCCCTTCACCCGGATGATCGCAGGCACCTCCATCGGCACCAAGGCGGCCATCGTGCCGCTGACAATTGCAACCATTCCCTTCGTCGCGCGTCTCATCGAGGGCGCGATCCGCGAAGTGGACAAGGGCCTGGTTGAAGCCGCTCGCGCCATGGGCGCAACGCCGCTCCAGATCGTGCGCAAGGTGCTTCTGGCGGAGGCGCTGCCCTCTATCACGCTGGGCATCACGCTCACCATCGTCAGCCTGATCGGCTATTCCGCCATGGTCGGCGCGGTCGGCGGCGGCGGACTGGGCGACCTTGGCATCCGTTACGGCTATCAGCGCTTCATGCCCGAAGTCATGCTGGCGGTGGTCGTCGTTCTCATCGTGCTTGTGCAGGCGGTGCAAAGCGTGGGCGATGCCCTGTCGCGCCGTTTCGACAAGCGCAACCGCAATTCCTGA
- a CDS encoding methionine ABC transporter ATP-binding protein — protein MADENPSTSSDPMVVFENITKEFPASSRGGEAFKALVDVTYTVPRGTITGIIGRSGAGKSTLIRLVNGLEMPTNGRVLVDGVDVTKLKGAALRDLRRSIGMIFQHFNLLSSRTVFDNIAMPLEIAGLSSADIKARIDPLIDMVGLGDKLNHYPAQLSGGQKQRVGIARALATRPKLLLSDEATSALDPETTQQILDLLKRINRDLGLTVLLITHEMEVVKAATSRVAVMDKGAIVESGSTFDVFIEPQHPTTRTMLASMPGSNLPEWITSKIKDAPCEGDDVLVRITFRGVTADEPHIARLTRELETEVRIMSGTVDEIAGDPFGHLVIAYSAKPEIMDKARAFFERNGLIFEEVGYGA, from the coding sequence ATGGCAGACGAAAACCCGTCGACCAGCTCCGACCCCATGGTCGTGTTTGAAAACATCACGAAGGAATTCCCCGCCTCCTCCAGGGGCGGAGAAGCCTTCAAGGCGCTGGTTGACGTCACCTATACGGTCCCGCGCGGCACGATCACCGGCATTATCGGCCGGTCCGGCGCGGGCAAATCCACGCTCATCCGCCTCGTCAACGGCCTGGAAATGCCGACGAACGGCCGTGTCCTGGTGGACGGCGTCGATGTCACGAAGCTGAAAGGTGCGGCGCTGCGCGACCTTCGCCGCTCCATCGGCATGATCTTTCAGCACTTCAACCTGCTGTCGTCGCGCACCGTTTTCGACAACATCGCCATGCCGCTGGAAATCGCGGGATTGTCCAGCGCGGACATCAAGGCCCGCATCGATCCGCTGATCGACATGGTCGGTCTCGGCGACAAGCTGAACCACTACCCCGCCCAGCTTTCAGGCGGCCAGAAGCAGCGCGTCGGCATTGCGCGCGCGCTGGCCACCCGACCGAAGCTGCTGCTCTCCGACGAGGCGACATCCGCGCTCGATCCGGAAACGACGCAGCAGATCCTCGACCTCTTGAAGCGGATCAATCGGGATCTCGGGCTGACGGTGCTGCTGATCACCCACGAGATGGAAGTGGTCAAGGCAGCCACCTCCCGCGTCGCGGTCATGGACAAGGGCGCGATCGTGGAAAGCGGTTCCACCTTCGATGTCTTCATCGAGCCGCAGCACCCCACAACCCGCACGATGCTCGCCTCCATGCCCGGCTCAAACCTGCCGGAATGGATCACCAGCAAGATCAAGGATGCCCCTTGCGAGGGCGACGATGTGCTGGTGCGCATCACCTTCCGCGGTGTGACGGCAGACGAACCCCACATTGCGCGGCTCACACGGGAACTGGAGACCGAGGTGCGGATCATGTCCGGCACGGTCGACGAGATTGCTGGAGATCCCTTCGGCCACCTGGTCATCGCCTATTCCGCCAAGCCCGAGATCATGGACAAGGCCCGCGCCTTTTTCGAAAGAAACGGGCTGATTTTCGAGGAGGTCGGTTATGGCGCCTGA
- a CDS encoding TIGR00366 family protein → MQLLAGFFTRLVSRYLPDAYVLAVILTLLTFVSGIIFTSSTPVDMVGYWGKGVWSLLTFTMQMCLVIVTGHALASTKAVKILMQKISATVHQPAMAAAVVALFSAIMCSIQWGFGLIVAALLARQFARHVKGADYRVLVAAAYMGFMTWHAGLMASIPLVAATPGHLLEAQTGLIPVTDTIFSSYNMIIVAALYIILPIVAYSVHPKPANVVTADPKLLKDEEEEETPLKANMTPAERLENSRILAYFVGLLGLAYIAYTWATRGFVLDLNLGNLMFLALGLLLHGSPIAYAKAIKNGAIATASVMLQFPFYGGIQYMMEHSGMAQSITHWFVDASSAKTFPALTFFASGVINFVVPSGGGHWIVQGPLVIPAALDLGVDVGVAAMAIAYGDMWSNMAQPFWALPALAVAGLGIRDIMGFTITAMVVTLPLFMGVLFFLV, encoded by the coding sequence ATGCAACTACTCGCTGGGTTTTTCACGCGACTTGTCTCGCGTTATCTGCCTGACGCTTATGTCCTTGCGGTGATCCTGACACTGTTGACCTTCGTGTCCGGCATCATCTTCACCTCCTCCACACCGGTCGATATGGTGGGCTACTGGGGCAAGGGTGTCTGGTCGCTTCTGACCTTCACCATGCAGATGTGCCTTGTCATCGTGACAGGCCACGCCCTGGCCTCCACCAAGGCCGTCAAGATCCTGATGCAGAAGATCAGCGCAACGGTGCACCAGCCGGCCATGGCCGCGGCCGTCGTCGCCCTGTTCTCGGCCATCATGTGCTCGATCCAGTGGGGTTTCGGCCTCATCGTCGCCGCGCTGCTCGCGCGCCAGTTCGCCCGCCACGTCAAGGGCGCCGACTACCGCGTGCTCGTGGCCGCCGCCTATATGGGCTTCATGACCTGGCACGCCGGCCTGATGGCGTCGATCCCGCTTGTCGCGGCGACACCCGGCCACCTGCTGGAAGCGCAGACCGGCCTGATCCCGGTCACCGACACGATCTTCTCCTCCTACAATATGATCATTGTGGCAGCGCTCTACATCATCCTGCCGATCGTCGCCTACTCGGTGCACCCGAAGCCGGCAAACGTCGTCACGGCTGACCCGAAGCTGCTGAAGGACGAGGAAGAAGAAGAGACCCCGCTCAAGGCCAACATGACCCCGGCCGAGCGCCTGGAAAACTCGCGCATTCTGGCCTATTTCGTCGGCCTTCTGGGTCTTGCCTATATCGCCTACACCTGGGCGACCCGCGGCTTCGTGCTCGACCTGAACCTCGGCAACCTGATGTTCCTGGCCCTTGGCCTGCTGCTGCACGGCTCGCCGATCGCCTACGCAAAGGCGATCAAGAACGGTGCGATCGCCACCGCGTCGGTGATGCTGCAATTCCCCTTCTACGGCGGCATCCAGTACATGATGGAACATTCCGGCATGGCGCAGTCGATCACCCACTGGTTCGTCGACGCCTCTTCGGCCAAAACCTTCCCAGCCCTGACGTTCTTTGCCTCCGGCGTGATCAACTTCGTGGTCCCCAGCGGCGGTGGCCACTGGATCGTTCAGGGCCCGCTGGTCATCCCCGCGGCCCTCGATCTGGGCGTCGATGTCGGCGTCGCCGCCATGGCTATTGCCTACGGCGACATGTGGAGCAACATGGCCCAGCCGTTCTGGGCTCTTCCCGCCCTTGCCGTGGCGGGCCTGGGCATCCGCGACATCATGGGCTTCACCATCACCGCGATGGTCGTGACCTTGCCGCTCTTCATGGGCGTGCTGTTCTTCCTGGTCTAG
- a CDS encoding 3-oxoacid CoA-transferase subunit B: MDKKQLRDRITSRVAKELEPGSLVNLGIGMPTLVASKVEADSGIQFQSENGMIGVGTVEPCDESIDHDITNAGGMPVSATPDATYFDSAMSFTLIRGGHVDASVLGALEVDASGSLANWIIPGKMVPGMGGAMDLVTGARRVIIAMEHCSKDGSPKILKECTLPLTAVGAVDLIVTERAVIKVTENGLVLTEKGEGFEVEDIIAATDAPLTIAEDLKTFG; the protein is encoded by the coding sequence ATGGACAAGAAACAGCTCAGAGATCGCATTACCTCACGCGTCGCCAAGGAACTGGAACCGGGCAGCCTCGTCAATCTCGGCATCGGCATGCCGACCCTCGTGGCCAGCAAGGTCGAAGCCGACAGCGGGATTCAGTTCCAGTCGGAAAACGGCATGATCGGTGTCGGCACGGTTGAGCCGTGCGACGAGAGCATCGATCACGACATCACGAATGCCGGCGGCATGCCCGTCTCCGCGACGCCGGACGCCACCTATTTCGACAGTGCCATGTCCTTCACGCTGATCCGCGGCGGACATGTCGATGCCTCCGTGCTCGGCGCGCTGGAAGTCGACGCCTCCGGCAGCCTCGCGAACTGGATCATTCCGGGCAAGATGGTTCCCGGCATGGGCGGCGCGATGGACCTCGTGACCGGGGCCCGCAGGGTGATCATCGCGATGGAGCACTGCAGCAAGGACGGCAGCCCGAAGATCCTGAAGGAATGCACCCTGCCGCTCACCGCCGTGGGCGCGGTCGATCTCATCGTGACGGAACGCGCCGTCATCAAGGTGACGGAGAACGGCCTTGTGCTGACGGAGAAGGGCGAGGGCTTTGAGGTGGAGGACATCATCGCCGCAACAGACGCGCCCCTGACTATCGCGGAAGATCTGAAGACCTTCGGCTGA
- a CDS encoding 3-oxoacid CoA-transferase subunit A — protein MKPIISAQEAVDFIPAKTSLMIGGFMAVGSPLKIIAALEEANVSDLEIICNDTGLPDKGCGRLVTNHQVAKVVASHIGLNPETGKQMNSGEIEVELVPQGTLIERIRSAGAGLGGVLTPTGVGTIVEENKQKLTIQGKEYLLEEPLRAQVAIIKASIVDKAGNCIFNKTTKNFNPVMATAADLVIVEADKVVEIAEIDPDRFMLPGTFIDYIVQ, from the coding sequence GTGAAACCAATTATTTCTGCGCAGGAAGCGGTGGACTTCATCCCCGCAAAAACCTCCCTGATGATCGGCGGCTTCATGGCTGTCGGCTCACCGTTGAAAATCATCGCGGCTCTGGAGGAGGCGAACGTCTCCGACCTGGAGATCATCTGCAATGATACGGGGCTCCCCGACAAGGGATGCGGTCGCCTGGTGACAAACCATCAGGTCGCGAAGGTCGTGGCCTCCCATATCGGCCTGAACCCGGAAACCGGCAAGCAGATGAATTCCGGCGAGATCGAGGTGGAACTGGTTCCCCAAGGCACCCTCATCGAGCGCATCCGCTCTGCAGGCGCGGGCCTTGGTGGCGTCCTGACCCCAACCGGCGTTGGCACCATCGTCGAAGAGAACAAGCAGAAGCTCACGATCCAAGGCAAGGAATACCTGCTTGAGGAGCCGCTTCGTGCCCAGGTGGCAATCATCAAGGCGAGCATCGTCGACAAGGCCGGCAACTGCATCTTCAACAAGACCACGAAGAACTTCAATCCGGTCATGGCCACGGCAGCAGATCTGGTGATCGTTGAAGCCGACAAGGTCGTCGAAATCGCCGAAATCGATCCGGACCGCTTCATGCTTCCGGGCACTTTCATCGACTACATCGTGCAGTGA
- a CDS encoding molybdopterin cofactor-binding domain-containing protein produces the protein MLDKQELDRRTLASSSPTNISRRGFLLGSAAAATGALVLSVGLPTRAAFAETAPLPAGTRVPAFLEIRPDNSVRLLSPFNEGGQGVFTAMAQIVGEELDADPATFVVENAPAGDDYKVMGPPMGRITGGSMSVRSSYDVMRRLGALARQMLLLAAANRLEVSIDDLTTEPGQVVHATSGRKLSYGMLAEAAMDLPVPDPDSVTLKAPDTFSWIGKPVERLDVRDKSTGKAVYSIDVQVDGMLHAAVQHAPRLGLTVGTLANEDDVKAMTGVHSIHRLDGAVAVVAERWWNAKRAVEALEVQWNDPGPDGTNKRYMPADFSTKAFRKQLAGEKAEGTTAEAEGDAPAVLSKADTVIEATYFAQYLHHAQLEPPSTLARFNEDGTLDIWLPNQAPEMFQAAIAKIAGLEPAQVNIHSPMLGGFFGRHFLYADANPYPQAIALAKAVGRPVKLIWSREEEFLRDPLRPMVAVRMRASLSSDSMPEALEIISACEGPMEANFGHNPKAVDPTAVEGLSGKSYAIPNRRIAQAYVRSPAPVAFWRSVGNSMNDFVYESFLDEMADKGSLDPFELRMRLLKDTPRLTTLLQHVADLSGGWKRGPFQAEDGTMRARGIAMASPFGSHTAAIAEVSLRDGAVVVHDIWETIDPGTIVNPAIIEAQIRSAVALGVSQALVEDTVYESGAPQARNFDGYPILRPDQMPRVHVGIIESGEKMGGIGEPGLPAIPPAIANAASHLSGKRVRSMPLSKITLDG, from the coding sequence ATGCTCGACAAACAGGAACTCGACCGCCGAACGCTTGCCTCTTCGTCCCCGACCAACATTTCCCGCCGGGGCTTCCTCCTCGGCTCCGCCGCGGCCGCCACGGGCGCATTGGTGTTGAGTGTCGGCCTGCCCACCCGGGCAGCCTTCGCCGAAACGGCGCCCCTTCCCGCAGGCACCCGTGTCCCGGCTTTCCTTGAAATCCGGCCCGACAATTCCGTGCGCCTCCTCAGCCCCTTCAACGAGGGTGGCCAGGGTGTTTTCACCGCCATGGCGCAGATCGTGGGTGAGGAACTCGACGCCGACCCGGCCACCTTCGTGGTCGAGAACGCGCCGGCCGGCGATGACTACAAGGTCATGGGCCCGCCCATGGGCCGCATCACCGGCGGCAGCATGTCGGTGCGCTCAAGTTATGACGTGATGCGGCGCCTGGGTGCGCTGGCCCGCCAGATGCTGCTTCTGGCAGCGGCCAATCGCCTTGAGGTTTCCATCGATGACCTGACCACCGAGCCTGGACAGGTTGTTCACGCCACAAGTGGCCGGAAGCTGAGTTACGGCATGCTGGCCGAGGCCGCGATGGATCTGCCCGTCCCCGATCCCGACAGCGTCACCTTGAAGGCCCCGGACACCTTCTCCTGGATCGGCAAGCCGGTGGAGCGGCTGGATGTGCGCGACAAATCGACGGGCAAGGCCGTCTATTCGATCGACGTCCAGGTGGATGGCATGCTGCATGCCGCCGTCCAGCACGCTCCGCGTCTTGGGCTGACCGTTGGCACCCTCGCCAACGAGGATGACGTGAAGGCCATGACCGGCGTCCACTCCATCCACCGGCTCGACGGCGCGGTCGCAGTGGTCGCGGAACGCTGGTGGAACGCCAAGCGCGCGGTTGAGGCGCTGGAAGTGCAATGGAACGACCCGGGCCCGGACGGCACGAACAAGCGTTACATGCCCGCGGATTTTTCGACCAAAGCCTTCCGCAAGCAACTCGCCGGGGAAAAAGCCGAGGGCACGACGGCGGAAGCCGAAGGAGACGCGCCGGCCGTTCTTTCAAAGGCGGACACCGTGATTGAGGCGACCTATTTCGCCCAGTATCTGCATCACGCCCAGCTTGAACCGCCCTCCACGCTCGCCCGTTTCAACGAGGATGGCACCCTCGACATCTGGCTTCCCAATCAGGCGCCGGAAATGTTCCAGGCCGCCATCGCCAAGATTGCCGGACTTGAACCGGCCCAGGTGAACATCCACTCACCAATGCTTGGCGGCTTTTTCGGGCGACATTTCCTCTATGCGGACGCCAATCCCTACCCGCAGGCCATCGCGCTTGCAAAAGCGGTGGGCCGACCGGTCAAACTGATCTGGAGCCGCGAGGAGGAATTTCTGCGCGATCCGCTGCGCCCGATGGTTGCCGTGCGCATGCGCGCAAGCCTCTCTTCCGACAGCATGCCGGAGGCGCTGGAAATCATCAGCGCCTGTGAAGGCCCGATGGAAGCGAATTTCGGACACAATCCGAAGGCTGTGGACCCGACCGCGGTGGAGGGATTGTCCGGCAAGAGCTACGCCATCCCCAATCGCCGGATCGCCCAAGCCTATGTCAGGAGCCCGGCCCCGGTCGCCTTCTGGCGGTCGGTCGGCAACTCCATGAACGATTTCGTCTACGAGTCGTTTCTGGACGAAATGGCCGACAAGGGCAGCCTCGACCCATTCGAGCTGCGCATGCGCCTGCTGAAAGATACCCCGCGTCTCACCACGCTTCTGCAGCATGTGGCGGACTTGTCCGGCGGTTGGAAGCGCGGGCCGTTCCAGGCCGAGGACGGCACCATGCGGGCCCGCGGCATCGCAATGGCGTCCCCCTTCGGCAGCCATACCGCCGCGATTGCCGAAGTGTCCCTGCGCGACGGAGCGGTCGTGGTGCATGACATCTGGGAGACCATCGATCCCGGCACCATCGTGAACCCGGCAATCATCGAAGCGCAGATCCGCTCTGCCGTCGCGCTGGGTGTGTCCCAGGCCCTGGTGGAAGACACGGTCTATGAAAGCGGCGCGCCGCAAGCCCGCAATTTTGACGGCTACCCGATCCTGCGCCCGGACCAGATGCCGCGCGTCCATGTCGGCATCATCGAAAGCGGCGAGAAAATGGGCGGCATCGGTGAGCCGGGCCTGCCCGCCATCCCGCCCGCCATTGCCAATGCGGCGTCCCACCTGAGCGGGAAACGCGTGCGCTCCATGCCGCTGTCCAAGATCACGCTCGACGGCTGA
- a CDS encoding (2Fe-2S)-binding protein produces MELEINDQSYEIQSDGETPLLWVIRDELGLTGTKYGCGIAQCGACSVLVDGVVTRSCVTPVDSVAGSRITTIEAIEKDEVGKRVVDKWVEHQVPQCGYCQSGQVMAATSLLKETPNPSEDDIAATMSNLCRCGTYNAISAAIHDLADETKEG; encoded by the coding sequence ATGGAACTCGAAATCAACGATCAATCCTATGAAATCCAGTCGGACGGCGAGACGCCGCTGCTTTGGGTCATCCGGGATGAACTGGGACTGACCGGAACGAAATATGGCTGCGGCATCGCCCAGTGCGGCGCTTGTTCCGTTCTGGTCGACGGTGTGGTGACGCGCTCCTGTGTCACCCCCGTTGACAGCGTTGCCGGCAGCCGGATCACCACGATCGAGGCGATCGAGAAAGACGAGGTTGGCAAGAGGGTCGTCGACAAATGGGTCGAGCACCAGGTGCCGCAATGCGGCTATTGCCAGTCCGGACAGGTCATGGCCGCGACCTCGTTGCTGAAGGAAACACCGAACCCGAGCGAAGACGACATCGCGGCGACGATGAGCAACCTGTGCCGCTGCGGGACCTATAACGCGATCAGCGCGGCGATCCACGATCTCGCCGACGAGACGAAGGAGGGTTGA
- the ygiD gene encoding 4,5-DOPA dioxygenase extradiol: protein MSTAQDLKTLHDRLSPSDRMPLVFLGHGSPMNAIEDTAFSRAWSELGRSLPRPKAILVVSAHWMTQGTTLVDVSAMPRTIHDFYGFPPELYAQTYPAAGDPELAREVVTLLASHHAEEDETWGLDHGAWTILQFLYPEADVPVFQVSIDMSRGLDHQLEVGKTLSALRDRGVLILGSGNVVHNLRTMRPGGKPQDFAVEFDTLFTERLTDRDLATLSDPGQLGSLLHMAHPTLDHYLPALTIAGASDTRDELTFMTDAIDLGSVSMRSFVFHAA from the coding sequence GTGAGCACTGCACAAGACCTTAAGACCCTTCATGACCGCCTGTCGCCGAGCGACAGGATGCCGCTTGTCTTTCTCGGTCACGGCAGCCCGATGAACGCTATCGAGGACACCGCCTTCAGCCGCGCCTGGTCGGAGCTAGGCCGCAGCCTCCCCCGTCCCAAGGCGATCCTCGTGGTCTCCGCCCATTGGATGACGCAGGGCACCACCCTTGTCGATGTGTCGGCCATGCCGCGCACCATCCACGATTTTTATGGCTTCCCGCCCGAACTTTACGCCCAAACCTATCCGGCCGCGGGCGATCCCGAGCTCGCGCGCGAAGTGGTGACCCTGCTGGCCAGTCATCACGCGGAGGAAGACGAGACATGGGGCCTCGATCACGGCGCATGGACCATTCTGCAATTCCTTTACCCGGAAGCCGATGTGCCGGTTTTTCAGGTCTCCATCGACATGAGCCGGGGGCTCGACCACCAGCTTGAGGTCGGCAAGACGCTCTCCGCGCTTCGCGATCGCGGCGTCCTCATCCTTGGCTCGGGCAACGTGGTGCACAATCTGCGCACCATGCGTCCGGGCGGAAAACCGCAGGATTTCGCGGTGGAGTTCGATACGCTCTTTACCGAGCGATTGACCGACCGCGACCTCGCCACGCTTTCGGATCCCGGCCAGCTGGGCAGCCTGTTGCACATGGCGCACCCGACGCTCGACCACTATCTCCCCGCCCTCACCATCGCAGGCGCGTCAGATACACGCGACGAGCTGACCTTCATGACCGACGCCATCGATCTGGGCTCGGTCTCCATGCGGTCCTTCGTGTTCCACGCGGCCTGA